The DNA sequence CTTATAAGTTTTCTGTtgctattgttcttcacttttcTTGTTGTTAGATGGCCGGTGGTGTGTGATTACTTCACTGTGGATGGCTCTGGTGCTGACTGTGCTTGTGGTAACCCTATTGAGTGTGTGCAACTTGATCTTTAAGAGCAGAAAACGTGAGTGTCACTTCTACAAAACAAGTCCAGTCAAGcccaacaaacattttcaacttGGAATACATAATTGCAATAATGGAGAGTGCTGTAGAGACCTTATTTTTGTCTTCTCACTTTAGGAAAGTCCCATTTGATGCCGGTTTCAGCCCATGGACATCAGCCCAAAGTGCTcagtaaacaaaaagaaaattgtgaggGACACTTACTTCTGCAAAGAACTGCAAAGTTTTTCTGTAATTGTGCTATTCAGTTCTCACATGTTTTTTACTTTCAGTGATGAGTGATGTCCCTGATGTGTCCATAGTAATGTGCAGCAATGGTAAGCAAGTGTCCAATATTTTTCCAAAGCACTATACAACGGATAGTAACGGATAGTAATAACAAGGGTTGGTGAGTCATATTGTTATATAGTTTTTCTATAGTTATTAAAGGTTGATAGATTTCAGTCTCCTTCATCTCTACAGATGGTTATGTTTTCTCTGGGAAATCTTCAGTGGGAAACAGAACAGAAGGTaaacaaacaacttttttttttatcacactgCACTCTTTTTACCCAGAAGAGAACACAATGCAGACCTTACGTTTTTAACTAGCCCTGAGTGTTCTTACTCGAATAGACATTCTCCAGACCACTAACTCTCAATCTACACTTTCCCAGAAGACCTTCTGAAGGTGGCTGACCGCACATGCAAGAGAAGTAAGTTTctggatatttttttatacagtgtgACAGagtacaataattaaatatgaagagTCTGTAACGGTGGCAGATTCCCTAAAACTACTTCGGGTGCCAGGCAAACAGATTAGGTCTCGGAGCAATTTAATGATGACACTCGTGATGAAAATGACTCACCTCGTGCTGTTCCAACCAGTTTGACTTACTGTCTTCTGTgggatataaatataaaagttttgagaatgttCATGCTAATTCATTTCCATATCATGAAAGTGGATGGGATTCAGAGGGTGGCAAGCTTTGAAAGAGACATAAAAGCACATATGTGACTCTTCTGGAGCCATGTGATTACTTTGTGTGCCATTTTATGGGTTGCGGTCACCATTtacttgtatttaatataacagCAGACATTCTGcattgaataattatttactgtTCCCTAAACTATTACACACATCACATACTATCAACAGTAAGTGCGTATATTAACTGGTTcctatacagtatatttgtatattccCTTATGTATTTATGGTATGTTTATGTGTAATAATAGTCTCTGATGTTTTAGATTTGCCGCCAATCTATGAGATTACAGGTATGAATGGTACACacaacacatttacatattcataaagTAGAGCCTACTTTTTAGATGACTAGCAtcgtatatatattatagtccAATAGATACTAATGACAAATTATAATCAATTTTAGCATCTCTCATTTTGCTGTAAATGATCTTGCAACTttaaagcagagagagaaatcaaTTGTATGATGTGTTAACTACACATTTCTGTCTGATTACATTATATGACttgatattttgattaacattgAATTTCCAGAGACCTCACAAAATGAAGATGAGGAAGACGAGCAATGCAATGCCATGGTAACAAAGGAAGGTAAATACATTGTCTCATTTTGGACGTATCATAAAATTAGACCATTCTGTCAAAGTATGATTTATTTCATAAGCATATAAAACTGCCACTTGATCCCAAACAACGTATTCTTGGAGATACATGAGATAAAGGAAGTAAAGATGTGTCACAAGGGTTTCTTTAAGCTTGATCTAAGCAAACAAAGGCAATTTTACAGAAATGGAAGTCTGAAGTCATGTATGTGTCTGTATTCGAACTTTGGCTAAGAGACCTATGTGTTACCCTTAGAATAGCTTATAagacataaaatatttcaatatgtaTAACTTAATTAGGGGTGCACTCTGTGTGTTTTACATAAGTTTATAATTGTATATTGCTTGTTAATTTTACGTACAACAAAGAATTATAAGATATCACATAATTAGGTTATTGCATTACCACCTTGCTTAGTTCTTGCTAATGTTAATGCTGGAAAAAAGCAGTATCCTAAGAGATGAGAGTGCAATAGCTCCTAGTAACTTAATGTATCTTAATAAAGGCACATGTGGGTTTTAAATCTGTTTCCCTTCAAGAATTTGGGAGTATAAACGGTTGCAGTGGACAGGTACAATATGTATGTAGTATTTGTATAAGAGTATGTGTATGTTATACGAATGTGTGTATGGGTAAATACATACATCTACATGTCATATGTCAATTAAATAGCTGATCACTTTGTATACAATATTTTCAGATAATGGCTATGTAAAccctataataaaaaaataataaagtcatttaaataaattgtaaaatattagtctagttttcatttttataatataattaatttataaatttggATTAAATGCTCCAAAAGTTAAAACCCCCCAAGCATTTCATGTGTTCAGAATGTTAAACATAGCATTTTCTTAAATTCTTGCTGTatgctttaaattcaatgtAAGTGGAGACTTTACAaagcaaattaatatttcaaaaagatGTCCGCTTCGATTTCCTCATTCATCGGCTGATGTAACAGTGTCTGAAGTTTGATGATGGTATACTCTTAGTATTTTGATGTCACTACTAGTTCCTTTCCAGTATAGACTGAAACAGTCTTTGAATCTTGCATAATGTCTCATCCAGTCACACTGATAATGACGATCGGTAGATCTTTGATGCCAGTATGTTGCTCGGGGCAGAATAAATTACACCACAGATGGCCTCCTGGCAGTCTGATGTTGCCATGGTTATAGAGTTCTACAagatacatatttaataaacattgttctttttacagagtttaaaaaaacacatcagctTCAACATCTGGGAGCACAGGGCCACTGTGAAGCCCAGAGTAAGTTACCACGTTTCCAGTCTCTCATTAACGAGCTAAGCAGTTCAGAATCATTCGTTTTCAATGTTTGTCATTTTACCCTCttctttattctctttttttccatgtcTAGCTTACTTGCATCATCGAAGCAACTTTTCATGTATTGGTCATGAAGAAGATGGGGGGCTTTAACCCCTCAAATATAAGAGCAGATGCactttattaaatagaaaatgtatttatttacaacacGACAGAGGCCAGATAAGTTCATCGTGCCTTTCCCATAGTTAAACATACACTGCTCCAGAAAATTAACACAATGGATCAGTAAGGAATTATAGCATTTGTCTGTGGCCAGCACCTGCAACACCATTCCCTTTTTGAGGGTCGTCTTGTTGTTGCCGTTCCAGTGCACTTGTTGTCACTGCCATCAAAGCAGGAAAACTGATTCATAATCGCTTATGCTTCCTACCTGGAAAGATAAATATCCCtgatgtttaaacattttgcacACACCAAACTCATAAGTTTAAGAAGACTTCACTGCATTCATTCATCTTCCAGCTTTGCACTGCACAACATTATTGAAAGGCAGAAACTAAgagaataatttctaaaagtTGTTGtggtgttgtgtgtttgtgtgtgtttaaaagctGTGTAGGTTTCTTACAAAGACCTAAAACTGATAGTCTTAGTGTTATCAGGCAGGAATATGTATATAGTGTTATGTCACGCAGTCTCAACAAAATCGGTTTGGAACATTTCTATGACTGGGCCGAAAACCATTTCGCAAGCAGCACGGCAACACTAATGTGAtttcttaattatataataacagtCTTGTTTCGTGTTTCTATAATGCACCTTTTATCTTTACTTTACCTTAAAATGTACAGAGATTTGTAACTGGTACTGAGAACGGTGAGAAGTGGATATTTTACACAACagatgctgaataaaaacacacagtactGAGATTTCAGTCTTTAGTTTCCTATTATTTGCATTACAGATTATGTTCTTGGttcattttattagaaacaaaAACTGGTAACGGCATATGAATGATTGATTAATTTAAGCAAATAGCAGTGGCAGACCTCCAGATCTGCTCAGACAATACAATACTTGATTAATAATCTTAATTTCTGGTaaagtaacttaaaaaaaaatgatacataaGCAGCTTCCTAAATAAGTTAGGAGTTTCAATCTTATTTTCCTAATTATCTCATGGTAAGAGTCTATATATAGACTAGAATTGCACTTTTTGGTGTAAGCTCTCATATTGAAGCAACATacctaaacacaaaaacacagatacagacagaaacaaacagaataaaGGCACTACTCTGTGGATGCTGTTTTTGGGGCTGGCTTGCCCGCAGTTCTGCTGGTCTGGATGTGTGAGACCTGAAGAACAGGCAACAGCAGCTGGAATGCATTATGAATGTAGGTAGTGCTATTACACCCCTGAGGAAACAAAACACGGTGTAGTGATGAAGGGTCATCATCATCACAACTACAATCATTAGAATTATCGTCATCAAGTCCCCTATCACTGTCTCCTCATTTGTTACTTGTGAATTATGAAAGAAATATCCCATTCTGTTTTACCTCCAGCATCACACTGTCCACTAGAGGATTTACTTCTTCTGCTTTTCTCTGACTCTATAAAATGAGAGAGACGGAAAAAAGGAGGATGTtaattctaaactttttttttttaaacacaaaaatgcttAAACCAGTagatgactatatatatatatagatgatacgatcacaaatgcatttctaactgattcttaatagttttatttaatgataacaACACATGCAGCAGCGTTTGCAAcctattttcataatttaaatattttcataatgtgAGTGAAACACTGGCCCAGAAATCTGATCCAATTGACTAccattgtgtttttcttttcatatggATGTCAATGGGGACAAGCAAACATTTGGTTACCCTCATACTTGaagatatattattttactgactaaataaacagacaattttcagttttgtgtgaCTTGATGTGGTTGCGCTAGCTGCTAATTTGCGCTGCTCTTGGTCAGTATGGAAATGAGCTGGCCGTGTTCTTTCATTTGCACACTGTCAGTAAATCTCTCACAACATTTTTCACTCTCATTATAGCTTTTATGGGCCTCGTGCTAATTTGCCCCATTTAGTAAATCTGGTCCTGGctacaacaaaatgaaaacaatgcaaCAGAAATGCTCAACACCCCTGTCAACAGAGGGCAGTGTTGACCtatcctgaaaaataaagttttaaaccATTCTTAAAAGCATCAGATGGTGTTTGTTAAGTCAATGCACTGGAAACGCATGCATAAACTATTGTCAAATTTCACACTTAAAATTTCCgtcatgattttgtttttgcaaactTTTGTATgttctgtacattttaattttgcgtTCTGCTTGGAAGTGCTTAGTGATAGcatctgaaaaaataaagtaattacaGAGGCTGAGCTATTAGTTGCTACATTTTGATAAAAGATAAAGactaatgtttgttttctttgcaataACACGTACTTCAGTAAGAGAATTAAGAAATGAATTGGGGTCAGTTAAGTCACCAGTAATGTTTTCAGAGTGAACTGAGCTCAGGTCCTTCAGACTCACCCCTGCGGCCAGTAATGTGTCCGAGAACTTCTGGGCCAGGCATCTGACCTCCTTACACATGGCGCTGGTTAACCTGAGCATACGCAACAATCActaaacagctaataaaaaaagacgTATAACGTTTTATAGAAATGGCAGAGGAACTCACCTGACCAGTATAGTGGCCTGCTGGCTGGCTGGCTTCTCCAGCTCTTGCCCGTGTAAAATCAACTCGGCCACTTTGTGTAGCTGCTCTATACTCCGAGCGGTCACCTCAGCAAGACTGCCCACTGATGACAGATATACCTTCTACGCACGTAGATATACACGTTTTAAAAAACGATGATGCACAAAATGTGATTTCTGAAGAGtcctgtgacactgaagactggagtaatggctactgtgattatttttatagttaaagTGTGATAAAACACAGAAGACATTTCTCACCTCAACAGCAACTGAGTTTCCGTCCTTTGCATTACTTTCCTTATTCTCTCCCTCTTCTCCACTCTCTTTCatttcatcttctttcttttcctccttttctGGAGCAGGGCTAGTGGTGGGGCTCTCTTCCTTTAATTCCTCTGTTACATTTCTGACATCTTCCCTGGACTGCTCCACTTCTCGCACCCAATCTTGAGCTTTTATACGGGCCTGCAGGATACACTGTATAATTAGTGTTTATGCTTGTGAATAACATATGTGTGGAGAGTGTAGGTACACATTTATGTGGATAtatgcagcgtgtgtgtgtgtacgtgtacTTTGTTCAGTTTGTCTGGAGTTGCAGCAACGTGGAGCTCAAAGAGCAGCTCAGTAAGAACACCGGCAAACTCCTCTCCATCAgcagctgaaacacacagatcACGTAAATTTAATACCCAAGGGCAAAAATGTGGAAGACTGAAATATTTATAGTGCTCTGACTGAGTCGCCCGTCATATCAAATCAATGTTTGTTCATTGAGATGTACTAATATTAGGTTTTTCCATACTTGGTAATTTCAACCATAATTATAGACTTCAAAATCATTTCACAgccataataattatttattattcattttaatttaaaatctttgggtggtttttaaaaataaatgtgtgaatgtgACGCTTTACCTTGATTAATCTATATTAATGCATCAATTGTAATGCAGATTTATTAAGCACATCTTGATTGTGGTCCAGATTTGACCGTGACCTGGATCTGTCTAATTATGTGTTGGCATTTGAAGACTCACAGAGAGGAGTTGAACACTGAATTTGTGAATAAAGTTCACCGTTTTCCCCCGAAGCAGCATCAGGATCCTCCTCCTCGTAAGCGATGAAGATCTCTTTAATTGCAATCAGCTCCTTCTTCATAACTTCCAAATCTTCCTCCTCCAAAGTGGACAAGAATTCCTGCACCTTAAATGAGGAGAGACGCAGTGCAcgatgaaaagaagaaaaggagaATGATTTCGTGACTGACGTAGTGCTAGACTGACGAAAGGCTGGATAtaagaaaaacagtaatattgtgaaatattattacagtttaaactttaatgtaatttattcctgatcTATACAAATCTGAACTTTCTTCAACCGCTACTCTAACCTTTAATGTcccatgatcctttagaaatcattccaGTATCATGATTTGGtcttcaaaaaacattcatcgGCGTTGAAAACAGCTAATCTCAAACTGAAGAAACTGAAGCTGCTGCCTAAATGaagatcatttattttgaacagaatttttaaacaaattacacaCGGACTACAGTTTGCTTATACTAGCTTAATGTCAGTCGTACCACTCAGTAGATGTTTTCTTCACACATTTAAAtccatattaatatttcatgtctATTTGTTTGATATGTAGCTGTGCAATAGTGGAAAAGCTGTACAGTGAGAAGATCATTAGTGCAAAATAAACCTGCAAAATGTATTATGGGTAAATTCCAACGGTGTGTGTTACTAACCCTCCCTTCGCTTTCATTGGAAAGTATCTCCAGTGCCTCGAGATGAGACAAGCCTTGGTAATCGTCAAACAAGATACCATAGTGGGCGGTTGGTTCGGTGACCATCTGACTGCTCAGTCTCTCCCTCTCCTTTTCCTTTGCTTCTTTTAACATCTGTAGACATAAACACAGATAGCAGAGAAGTtccacacaaacatacactgaAAATATGGCTGAAACCGTCTCTTCTAGCACCCAAATTTAGATGGTTGTAGGCACTACAACGCCAAATAATCACGGCGAAAACTGTTACTTTAGCATTTGTTAACCATCTTACCTGAGAAAGAGAAACGGTTCTCTGCATCAGTATTTTGGTCTTTTTAAAACCTGGGTCACTCTCTGCCAAGACAATCATGGTCTTCTTTCCAATGAATTCCAAAGCATCAAGACCTCCCGTTATTACTGACTTTCCCTGATAAAGCcaggggaagaaaaaaagatttattcatCTGAGGTGACTCCATCCACAAGCAGTCAGCCGAGACTTACTGCTATCTCAGATGTGTCAAGTGTAGTGTAGCGGCTGATTTTGTTACATGTCAGTGATCACTGTAAATCATGGTAAGGCTAATGATGTGTGGTACATGTGTGCAGACTCACAGTGTTTTGAACGGCACTGCTGATGGTCGACAGGACTCCTCTGTGCACCTCCTCTGAATGAACGTGTTCTGCCGCCTCTGTCCCAGGATGCTCGTGAGCCTCTTCTGCCTCCTCACACGATGAGCTTTGACGAATTCGTAATGCCACACCTGCTTTCTCTTTCACGGAGCTTAACCCTTGACCTTGACACAATCGAAAGATGAAAAACACTAAACATTAGAGCTGCATTTACCTGCAAGAACAGATCTATTATAAGCTTTCTGCATTTAGAAGTTAGTTCCTAATATTACGCCacgcatgtgtttttatatgaatgGCAACTAATCTAAATTATTTAGCAAGTACTTGTTCTGTAATCAGaacatctgtttgttttgtttttttgtatgtatttatatattaataaatatataaatacatacaaaaggAATTGTTACTCTGCAAGTATGCATTCAATtcatcaaaagtaacagtaaacacatttacaatattacaaaatatttgtagttttaaaaaatttcaataaatcaaataataaaaaaagcatcattGTTTTCACAAAAACGTTAAACAGGCCAACTATTTTGCACATTCATAATACCAAGCACCAAATCAACAGCCTTTTGGAATAATTTCTAAAGTTATGAAATGAAGTAATGTCTCGGAAGATTAAAGTAATGGTTGAtggaaattcagttttgccatcacaaaaacaaagcttttttaaatatatgtaacaaaaacataactttaaactgtaataatattttacaatattattgtttttactgaaaaaattatgtatgtatttttccTGTTTACTGTACATGCATGCAAC is a window from the Puntigrus tetrazona isolate hp1 chromosome 1, ASM1883169v1, whole genome shotgun sequence genome containing:
- the fam114a1 gene encoding protein NOXP20 isoform X1, which codes for MSQDEAVEDLITKPPPSLQPAVSDESATGAAANTDEVPSLSQLSLGTSAPDVTDATPEEHAATKGVKETQIHPSEEKPEGQVTECVDSVSLDPDVTQEDAQAAEPLDESKSKGWSSWGSWGKSLLTTATSTVGQGLSSVKEKAGVALRIRQSSSCEEAEEAHEHPGTEAAEHVHSEEVHRGVLSTISSAVQNTGKSVITGGLDALEFIGKKTMIVLAESDPGFKKTKILMQRTVSLSQMLKEAKEKERERLSSQMVTEPTAHYGILFDDYQGLSHLEALEILSNESEGRVQEFLSTLEEEDLEVMKKELIAIKEIFIAYEEEDPDAASGENGELYSQIQCSTPLSADGEEFAGVLTELLFELHVAATPDKLNKARIKAQDWVREVEQSREDVRNVTEELKEESPTTSPAPEKEEKKEDEMKESGEEGENKESNAKDGNSVAVEKVYLSSVGSLAEVTARSIEQLHKVAELILHGQELEKPASQQATILVRLTSAMCKEVRCLAQKFSDTLLAAGSQRKAEEVNPLVDSVMLEGCNSTTYIHNAFQLLLPVLQVSHIQTSRTAGKPAPKTASTE
- the fam114a1 gene encoding protein NOXP20 isoform X2, which encodes MSQDEAVEDLITKPPPSLQPAVSDESATGAAANTDEVPSLSQLSLGTSAPDVTDATPEEHAATKGVKETQIHPSEEKPEGQVTECVDSVSLDPDVTQEDAQAAEPLDESKSKGWSSWGSWGKSLLTTATSTVGQGLSSVKEKAGVALRIRQSSSCEEAEEAHEHPGTEAAEHVHSEEVHRGVLSTISSAVQNTGKSVITGGLDALEFIGKKTMIVLAESDPGFKKTKILMQRTVSLSQMLKEAKEKERERLSSQMVTEPTAHYGILFDDYQGLSHLEALEILSNESEGRVQEFLSTLEEEDLEVMKKELIAIKEIFIAYEEEDPDAASGENAADGEEFAGVLTELLFELHVAATPDKLNKARIKAQDWVREVEQSREDVRNVTEELKEESPTTSPAPEKEEKKEDEMKESGEEGENKESNAKDGNSVAVEKVYLSSVGSLAEVTARSIEQLHKVAELILHGQELEKPASQQATILVRLTSAMCKEVRCLAQKFSDTLLAAGSQRKAEEVNPLVDSVMLEGCNSTTYIHNAFQLLLPVLQVSHIQTSRTAGKPAPKTASTE